One stretch of Castor canadensis chromosome 14, mCasCan1.hap1v2, whole genome shotgun sequence DNA includes these proteins:
- the Rnf170 gene encoding E3 ubiquitin-protein ligase RNF170 isoform X1: MAKYQGEVQSLKLDDDSVIEGVSDQVLVAVVVSFTLIATLVYALFRNAHQSIHPENQELVRVLREQLQTEQGTPAAARQQFYTDMYCPICLHQASFPVETNCGHLFCGACIIAYWRYGSWLGAISCPICRQTVTLLLTVFGEDDQSQDVLRLHQDINDYNRRFSGQPRSIMERIMDLPTLLRHAFREMFSVGGLFWMFRIRIILCLMGAFFYLISPLDFVPEALFGILGFLDDFFVIFLLLIYISIMYREVITQRLTR; the protein is encoded by the exons ATGGCAAAATATCAAGGTGAAGTTCAAAGTTTGAAGCTGGATGATGATTCAGTTATAGAAGGAGTAAGTGACCAAGTACTTGTGGCAGTTGTGGTCAGTTTCACTTTGATTGCTACCCTGGTATATGCACTTTTCAG AAATGCACATCAGAGCATTCACCCAGAAAATCAAGAGCTAGTAAGGGTGCTTCGAGAGCAACTTCAAACAGAACAG GGTACTCCTGCTGCTGCCCGACAGCAGTTCTACACTGACATGTACTGTCCAATCTGCTTACATCAAGCCTCCTTCCCTGTGGAAACAAACTGTGGACATCTTTTTTGTG gTGCCTGCATTATTGCATACTGGCGATATGGATCATGGCTTGGGGCAATCAGTTGTCCAATCTGTAGACAAACG GTAACTCTACTCCTAACAGTATTTGGTGAAGATGATCAGTCTCAAGATGTTCTGAGATTGCATCAAGATATTAATGATTATAACCGGAGATTCTCAGGGCAGCCCAGATCT ATTATGGAAAGAATCATGGATCTCCCCACTTTACTGAGACATGCATtcagggaaatgttttcagtcGGAGGTCTTTTCTGGATGTTCCGCATTAGGATAATACTTTGTTTAATGGGAGCTTTTTTCTATCTTATATCACCTCTAGATTTTGTACCTGAAGCTTTGTTTGGAATTCTGGGCTTTCTAGATGATTTCTTTGTCATCTTTTTGTTGCTTATCTACATTTCTATTATGTATCGAGAAGTGATAACCCAAAGGCTAACAagatga
- the Rnf170 gene encoding E3 ubiquitin-protein ligase RNF170 isoform X2 has translation MYCPICLHQASFPVETNCGHLFCGACIIAYWRYGSWLGAISCPICRQTVTLLLTVFGEDDQSQDVLRLHQDINDYNRRFSGQPRSIMERIMDLPTLLRHAFREMFSVGGLFWMFRIRIILCLMGAFFYLISPLDFVPEALFGILGFLDDFFVIFLLLIYISIMYREVITQRLTR, from the exons ATGTACTGTCCAATCTGCTTACATCAAGCCTCCTTCCCTGTGGAAACAAACTGTGGACATCTTTTTTGTG gTGCCTGCATTATTGCATACTGGCGATATGGATCATGGCTTGGGGCAATCAGTTGTCCAATCTGTAGACAAACG GTAACTCTACTCCTAACAGTATTTGGTGAAGATGATCAGTCTCAAGATGTTCTGAGATTGCATCAAGATATTAATGATTATAACCGGAGATTCTCAGGGCAGCCCAGATCT ATTATGGAAAGAATCATGGATCTCCCCACTTTACTGAGACATGCATtcagggaaatgttttcagtcGGAGGTCTTTTCTGGATGTTCCGCATTAGGATAATACTTTGTTTAATGGGAGCTTTTTTCTATCTTATATCACCTCTAGATTTTGTACCTGAAGCTTTGTTTGGAATTCTGGGCTTTCTAGATGATTTCTTTGTCATCTTTTTGTTGCTTATCTACATTTCTATTATGTATCGAGAAGTGATAACCCAAAGGCTAACAagatga
- the Thap1 gene encoding THAP domain-containing protein 1, translating into MVQSCSAYGCKNRYDKDKPVSFHKFPLTRPSLCKKWEEAVKRKNFKPTKYSSICSEHFTPDCFKRECNNKLLKENAVPTIFLCTEPHDKKEDLLEPQEQLPPPPLTPPISQVDAAIGLLMPPLQTPDNLSVFCDHNYTVEDTMHQRKRILQLEQQVEKLRKKLKTAQQRCRRQERQLEKLKEVAHFQKEKDDVSERGYVILPNDFFEIVEVPA; encoded by the exons ATGGTGCAGTCCTGTTCCGCCTACGGCTGCAAGAACCGATATGATAAGGATAAGCCTGTTTCTTTCCACAA GTTTCCTCTTACTCGACCCAGTCTTTGTAAAAAATGGGAGGaagctgtcaaaagaaaaaactttaagcCCACCAAGTACAGCAGTATCTGTTCAGAACACTTTACTCCAGACTGCTTTAAGAGAGAGTGCAATAATAAGTTACTGAAAGAGAATGCTGTACCCACCATATTTCTTTGTACTGAGCCACATGACAAg AAGGAAGATCTTCTGGAGCCACAAGAACagcttccccctcctcccttaaCACCTCCCATTTCCCAGGTTGATGCTGCTATTGGCTTACTAATGCCTCCTCTTCAGACCCCTGACAATCTCTCAGTTTTCTGTGATCACAACTATACTGTGGAGGATACAATGCACCAGAGGAAAAGGATTCTTCAGCTAGAACAACAGGTCGAAAAGCTCAGGAAGAAGCTCAAGACTGCTCAGCAGCGATGCAGAAGGCAAGAAAGGCAGCTGGAGAAGCTAAAGGAAGTCGCACACTTCCAGAAAGAGAAAGACGACGTATCGGAAAGAGGTTATGTCATCCTACCAAATGACTTCTTTGAAATCGTTGAAGTACcagcataa